The following proteins are encoded in a genomic region of Galbibacter sp. BG1:
- a CDS encoding lysoplasmalogenase family protein translates to MLKLFFGFSLVYLVSRVFELDLIANIAKASLIPLVFLNYYLSKKRIEIVPVVILLFCFLGDLFTMHLTPFTTRAFLICYGISFLVFAVICFRAIHDFDVKKLIFSAVPVIVLWFIYFNYSIKDIFGEQMGDLYPYIIIYSIVLSAFTIISLVNYFNNEQKVNLYPVMVSVSFLIADIMTAIHNFIVPLFFYSVTAVLLKVVCYFFLLRFIKAFHFKRLY, encoded by the coding sequence ATGCTAAAACTTTTCTTTGGTTTTAGTTTAGTTTACTTAGTGTCGCGGGTTTTCGAGTTGGACCTCATTGCAAATATTGCAAAAGCGAGTTTAATCCCTCTTGTTTTTTTAAATTACTACCTATCTAAAAAAAGAATAGAGATTGTACCAGTTGTAATTCTTTTGTTTTGCTTCTTGGGAGATTTATTCACCATGCATTTAACTCCTTTTACCACGCGTGCTTTTTTAATCTGCTACGGAATTAGTTTTCTAGTATTTGCTGTTATTTGTTTTCGTGCCATTCATGATTTCGATGTTAAGAAGCTTATATTTTCAGCTGTGCCGGTGATTGTACTTTGGTTTATTTACTTCAATTATTCCATAAAGGATATTTTTGGGGAACAAATGGGAGATCTTTACCCTTATATTATTATTTATTCCATAGTACTTAGTGCTTTTACCATTATCTCATTGGTGAACTATTTCAATAACGAGCAAAAGGTAAATTTATACCCCGTGATGGTTTCTGTATCTTTTTTAATTGCAGATATTATGACGGCCATTCATAACTTTATAGTTCCCTTGTTTTTCTATTCCGTTACTGCCGTGTTGTTAAAGGTGGTTTGCTATTTCTTTTTGCTAAGGTTTATAAAAGCCTTTCATTTTAAACGCTTATACTAA
- a CDS encoding bifunctional metallophosphatase/5'-nucleotidase: MKRRQFLNNTIASTAFITAGGLSLSACNTKNKKHLTILHTNDVHSHIDPFPANDTRNPNAGGVARRAHLIESIRKENPNTLLLDAGDIFQGTPYFNFYGGEIEFKLMSMLQYDAATIGNHDFDNGIEGLYAQLPNAKFDLLNANYDFSNTVLDEKVNPYRIFNKNGLKIGVFGLGIELDGLVSKDLYKETKYLDPVEKAQDITKELKKDKKCDLVICLSHLGYKYAYDKVSDVVLAQKTEDIDLIIGGHTHTFMDKPVVEINRKGKQLLINQVGCYGIYLGRIDFYFETDELSSNGVSISV, translated from the coding sequence ATGAAAAGAAGACAGTTTTTAAATAATACTATTGCCAGTACGGCCTTTATAACCGCCGGAGGATTGTCGTTGAGTGCTTGTAATACTAAAAACAAAAAACACCTTACCATTCTTCATACTAACGATGTGCATAGTCATATCGATCCGTTTCCGGCCAACGATACCCGTAACCCGAATGCTGGTGGTGTGGCAAGAAGAGCCCATTTAATAGAGTCCATTAGAAAAGAAAATCCAAACACATTATTATTGGACGCAGGGGATATTTTTCAAGGTACCCCCTATTTTAATTTTTATGGTGGTGAAATTGAATTCAAGTTAATGAGCATGCTTCAATACGATGCTGCTACCATAGGTAATCATGATTTTGATAATGGAATAGAAGGATTGTATGCTCAATTACCAAACGCTAAGTTTGATCTTCTTAATGCCAACTATGATTTTTCCAACACCGTTTTGGACGAAAAGGTAAATCCTTACCGAATTTTTAATAAAAACGGACTTAAAATTGGGGTTTTTGGTTTAGGGATAGAACTCGACGGACTTGTAAGCAAGGATTTATACAAGGAAACCAAATATTTAGACCCTGTTGAGAAGGCACAGGATATTACCAAAGAATTAAAAAAGGATAAAAAGTGTGATTTGGTAATTTGCCTTTCCCATTTAGGTTATAAATATGCTTACGATAAAGTTTCTGATGTAGTTTTAGCACAGAAAACCGAAGATATAGATCTAATTATCGGTGGACATACCCATACCTTTATGGATAAGCCAGTGGTGGAGATCAACAGAAAAGGAAAACAACTTCTTATTAACCAAGTAGGTTGCTACGGTATTTACCTCGGTAGAATCGATTTCTATTTTGAAACGGATGAATTGTCCTCCAACGGTGTTAGTATAAGCGTTTAA
- a CDS encoding 5'-nucleotidase C-terminal domain-containing protein: MRNKTKHFVIFITIISFISCQQKSNQPHKISGKEIKITDSIKSVDSIEDFVAPYREHIEEVLDEPLAYNPTPLAKNDGNLNSSIGNLMADITFEQSNPIFKKRTGENIDFVLLNHGGIRATMSKGNVSRRTAYEIMPFENKVVVLELSANKIKDLVSYLAKSNTAHPVSKQFQLILNDNNSVKSVTINGKPLQTDTTYFVATSDYLATGGDHMDFFKNPESATDIDYLLRNELIDYFEKIDTIRAQTDNRFIKI; the protein is encoded by the coding sequence ATGCGTAATAAAACGAAACATTTTGTTATATTTATAACAATCATAAGTTTCATTTCCTGTCAACAGAAATCAAATCAACCTCATAAGATCTCTGGAAAAGAAATTAAGATTACCGATTCCATTAAAAGCGTTGATAGTATTGAAGATTTTGTAGCACCCTACCGCGAACATATAGAAGAGGTTTTAGACGAACCCCTTGCGTACAACCCTACACCTCTGGCGAAAAACGACGGAAACCTAAATTCGTCTATCGGTAATTTAATGGCGGATATTACTTTTGAACAATCCAATCCGATTTTTAAAAAGAGAACGGGTGAAAATATTGATTTTGTTTTACTGAATCACGGAGGAATCCGCGCAACCATGTCTAAAGGTAATGTGAGTAGACGAACGGCCTACGAGATCATGCCTTTTGAAAATAAAGTGGTTGTACTCGAACTTTCCGCCAATAAAATAAAGGATCTTGTTAGTTATTTAGCCAAAAGCAATACGGCGCATCCGGTAAGTAAGCAGTTTCAATTAATTTTAAATGATAATAACTCCGTAAAAAGTGTTACTATCAATGGAAAACCGCTCCAAACCGATACAACTTATTTCGTAGCTACCTCTGATTATCTGGCCACCGGGGGTGATCATATGGATTTTTTTAAAAACCCCGAGAGCGCTACCGACATTGATTATCTTTTGCGCAATGAGCTTATTGACTATTTCGAAAAAATAGACACCATACGGGCACAAACCGACAACCGCTTTATTAAAATCTAG
- a CDS encoding DUF6913 domain-containing protein, with protein MIFKGLKEKSIKKAIQSALVKPKTGNQGNDVIRSLAIVINYDKLVDYKPLLDIAKAINVDNENVFIVGYVEKVYKNVNYLIPVFSDVSFGMKGALKTSEMEEFLRREYDIVINYYSEDNIYLQLVSSLVKSNLKVGINNDEAGINDLVLKVNEKDFSQFTKELVKYLTILKKI; from the coding sequence ATGATTTTTAAAGGCCTTAAAGAAAAATCAATAAAAAAAGCAATACAATCGGCGCTTGTAAAACCCAAAACGGGCAACCAAGGAAATGATGTAATACGTTCTTTAGCAATCGTTATAAATTACGATAAACTGGTAGATTACAAACCACTTTTAGATATAGCCAAAGCTATAAATGTAGATAATGAGAATGTATTTATAGTTGGTTACGTGGAAAAAGTCTATAAAAATGTAAACTATCTTATTCCAGTATTTTCAGATGTTTCTTTTGGAATGAAAGGAGCTTTGAAAACGTCAGAGATGGAGGAATTTTTAAGACGCGAGTACGATATAGTGATTAATTATTATTCAGAAGATAATATTTATTTACAGTTGGTTTCCTCTTTGGTGAAAAGTAATCTTAAGGTTGGAATTAATAACGATGAAGCGGGAATAAACGATTTAGTGTTGAAGGTAAATGAGAAGGATTTTTCGCAGTTCACGAAAGAGCTGGTAAAATACCTCACCATTTTAAAAAAGATATAA
- the dapA gene encoding 4-hydroxy-tetrahydrodipicolinate synthase has protein sequence MSKFLGTGVALVTPFREDLSVDVDALISIVNHAINGGVEYLVVLGTTAESATLSIEEKQLVKQTIINANNGRVPLVVGVGGNNTAEVVNELQTSDLSDFDAILSVSPYYNKPTQEGIYQHFKAIAAVSPLPIILYNVPGRTGSNVLPKTIIRLANDFKNIIGVKEAAGDIVQAMKLIKDKPKDFLVISGDDMITLPMVLVGGAGVISVIGQGLPKEFSSMVRYALRGNLDDANHIHFQLMDIIEYIFEEGNPAGIKAVFETLGLSTALTRLPLMPASETLKSKIRSFPLLATNKIKG, from the coding sequence ATGTCAAAGTTTTTAGGAACAGGAGTAGCTTTAGTAACTCCCTTTAGAGAAGATTTAAGCGTAGATGTAGATGCGCTTATAAGCATTGTAAACCACGCTATTAATGGTGGTGTGGAATATTTGGTGGTATTGGGTACCACCGCGGAATCTGCGACACTTTCCATAGAAGAAAAACAGCTTGTAAAGCAAACTATAATAAATGCAAATAATGGACGTGTTCCATTGGTAGTGGGTGTTGGTGGTAATAATACTGCAGAAGTGGTAAACGAATTGCAAACGAGCGATTTATCGGACTTCGATGCTATTTTGAGTGTATCCCCATATTACAACAAGCCAACTCAAGAAGGCATTTATCAACATTTTAAAGCGATTGCTGCAGTTTCTCCGTTGCCGATAATACTTTACAATGTTCCGGGAAGAACAGGATCGAATGTTTTGCCCAAAACAATTATTAGGTTGGCAAACGATTTTAAGAATATTATCGGGGTCAAAGAGGCTGCTGGGGATATTGTTCAGGCTATGAAGCTTATTAAAGATAAACCGAAAGATTTTTTAGTGATTTCTGGGGACGATATGATAACCCTACCGATGGTGCTAGTTGGTGGAGCGGGAGTTATCTCTGTAATCGGACAAGGGTTACCAAAGGAATTTTCTTCCATGGTGCGTTATGCACTTCGCGGAAATTTAGACGATGCCAATCACATCCATTTTCAGTTGATGGATATTATAGAATATATTTTTGAAGAAGGAAATCCTGCCGGGATTAAAGCAGTGTTTGAAACCCTAGGGCTAAGCACAGCCCTAACCCGACTTCCTCTAATGCCTGCTTCGGAAACATTAAAAAGTAAAATACGAAGTTTCCCATTGTTGGCTACCAACAAAATAAAAGGATAG